In a single window of the Pyrococcus sp. NA2 genome:
- a CDS encoding DNA-directed DNA polymerase II large subunit codes for MELPKEIEEYFEMLQKEIDKAYEIAKKARAQGKDPSLDVEIPQATDMAGRVESLVGPPGVAERIRELVKEYGKEIAALKIVDEIIEGKFGDFGSKEKYAEQAVRTALAILTEGVVSAPIEGIAAVKIKRNSWADDSEYLALYYAGPIRSSGGTAQALSVLVGDYVRRKLGLDRFKPSEKHIERMVEEVDLYHRAVTRLQYHPSPEEVRLAMRNIPIEITGEATDDVEVSHRDVPGVETNNLRGGAILVLAEGVLQKAKKLVKYIDKMGIDGWEWLKEFVEAKEKGESIEENNEEVSEPSVPENNGNDNAKNDVKMGFYYTLYKKFEKEIAPSDKYAKEVIGGRPLLSDPSKNGGFRLRYGRSRASGFASWGINPATMILVDGFLAIGTQLKTERPGKGAVVTPVTTAEGPIVKLKDGSVLRVDDYRLALEIRDKVEEILYLGDAVIAFGDFVENNQTLLPANYCEEWWIQEFVKAVKEIYEVELKPFEDNPEENIEEAADYLEIDPEFLRNLLRDPLRVKPPVELAIHFSEILGIPFHPYYTLYWNSVEPEKIEKLWKILKNAEIEWDNFRGIKFARKVVISMNELGDSKRTLELLGLPHRVEGENIVIEYPWSAALLTPLGNLEWEFRSRPHHMVIDIINENNEIKLRDRGISWIGARMGRPEKAKERKMKPPVQVLFPIGLAGGNSRDIKKAAEEGKEAEVEIAFFKCPKCGHVGPEHLCPRCGTRKELIWTCPKCKAEYTESQAQGYDYTCPKCNIKLKPYAKRKIKPSELLKAAMDNVKVYGVDKLKGVMGMTSGWKMPEPLEKGLLRAKNDVYVFKDGTIRFDATDAPITHFRPREIGVSVEKLRELGYTHDFEGKPLVSEDQIVELKPQDVILSKEAGKYLLKVARFVDDLLEKFYGLPRFYNAERIEDLIGHLVIGLAPHTSAGIVGRIIGFVDALVGYAHPYFHAAKRRNCFPGDTRILVQINGKPSRITLKELYELFEGESYENMVYVKRKPKVDIKVYSLDPETGKVVLTDIEDVIKAPSTDHLIRFELELGRSFETTVDHPVLVYENGRFVEKRAFEVKEGDRILVPRPEFPEIKVEHLDVLEEFAKEDFKKLWDKVTVKGLDEWLKLDGLGEDSVPLDVLLKFLKDKGIQISEVPKCSIGFKGEEVSINRFIPIRPLMRVLGYYLAKGYARESYQIIFSITNEETRENLKKALREAFGDNLEIYERNGEIIINSSLLYLLFTEVLKAGKNAHTKRVPSIVYTLPKDIVAEMLRAYFEGNGIVLTAVPRVVIYSVNKALLEDIETLLLSRFGIVGYYTTDALKIEGEQYRRLFEEIVKHSTHSNKGHDNGKYSCELGWVVKVRRIDYIRPKDDFVFSLNAKKYHNVLINENIITHQCDGDEDAVMLLLDALLNFSRYYLPEKRGGKMDAPLVITTRLDPREVDSEVHNMDIVRYYPLEFYEATYELKSPKEFVGIIERVEDRLGKPEMYYGLKFTHDTDDIALGPKMSLYKQLADMDEKVKRQLDLAKRLRAVDEHKVAEIILNSHLIPDLRGNLRSFTRQEFRCVKCNTKFRRPPLDGKCPVCGGKIVLTVSKGAIEKYLGTAKLLVTEYKVKEYTRQRICLTERDIDSLFENVFPETQLTLMINPNDICQRMILARTGEGVRGGLLENLKSLNNKEGVRSEKSNKKAKEKPKKKKVISLEDFFSKK; via the coding sequence ATGGAGCTTCCAAAGGAAATCGAGGAGTACTTTGAGATGCTCCAAAAGGAGATTGATAAAGCCTATGAGATAGCTAAAAAGGCTAGAGCTCAGGGTAAGGATCCAAGCTTGGATGTTGAAATTCCCCAGGCAACGGATATGGCCGGAAGAGTTGAAAGCCTAGTTGGTCCACCAGGTGTCGCTGAAAGAATTAGGGAGTTGGTTAAGGAGTATGGTAAGGAAATCGCGGCCCTGAAGATAGTTGATGAAATAATAGAGGGAAAGTTCGGAGACTTTGGAAGTAAGGAGAAGTACGCTGAACAGGCCGTTAGAACTGCTTTGGCTATTCTAACTGAAGGTGTGGTTTCTGCCCCAATTGAGGGTATAGCTGCCGTTAAGATAAAGAGGAACTCCTGGGCTGATGATAGCGAGTACTTAGCCCTCTACTACGCAGGTCCAATAAGAAGTTCTGGTGGAACTGCCCAGGCTCTCAGTGTTCTTGTGGGAGATTATGTGAGAAGGAAACTTGGCCTAGACAGGTTTAAGCCAAGTGAGAAGCACATAGAAAGAATGGTTGAGGAGGTTGACCTATATCACAGGGCCGTGACCAGATTGCAGTACCATCCATCTCCAGAAGAGGTTAGACTTGCGATGAGAAATATTCCCATAGAGATCACGGGTGAAGCAACTGATGACGTTGAGGTTTCCCATAGAGATGTCCCTGGAGTTGAGACGAATAACTTGAGAGGTGGAGCCATTCTAGTGTTGGCTGAGGGTGTTCTCCAGAAGGCAAAGAAGTTGGTTAAGTACATTGACAAGATGGGTATTGATGGATGGGAGTGGCTGAAGGAGTTCGTTGAGGCCAAGGAGAAGGGAGAATCCATTGAAGAGAACAACGAAGAAGTTTCTGAACCTTCAGTGCCCGAAAACAATGGCAACGATAACGCTAAAAACGATGTGAAGATGGGATTCTATTACACTCTCTACAAAAAATTCGAAAAGGAAATAGCCCCAAGCGATAAATATGCCAAGGAAGTCATTGGCGGTAGGCCTCTGCTTTCAGATCCCTCTAAGAACGGCGGTTTTAGGTTGCGCTATGGGAGAAGCAGGGCTAGCGGATTTGCAAGCTGGGGAATTAATCCGGCAACAATGATTTTAGTTGATGGGTTCCTAGCAATAGGAACACAGCTAAAAACTGAGAGACCAGGAAAAGGTGCAGTTGTCACTCCAGTTACGACGGCCGAGGGGCCAATAGTCAAGCTCAAGGATGGTAGCGTTTTAAGGGTTGACGATTATAGGCTTGCCCTAGAAATTAGGGATAAAGTTGAGGAGATATTATATCTTGGAGACGCCGTCATAGCCTTTGGCGACTTCGTCGAGAACAATCAGACTCTGCTTCCAGCGAACTACTGTGAAGAGTGGTGGATTCAAGAGTTTGTAAAGGCTGTTAAGGAAATATATGAGGTTGAGCTTAAACCTTTTGAGGACAATCCTGAGGAGAACATCGAGGAAGCTGCCGATTACCTGGAGATTGATCCTGAATTCTTGAGGAATTTGCTTAGGGATCCCTTAAGGGTTAAGCCTCCAGTTGAATTAGCAATCCACTTCTCTGAAATCCTCGGAATTCCATTCCATCCTTATTACACCCTATATTGGAACTCAGTAGAACCCGAGAAAATTGAAAAACTCTGGAAAATCCTAAAGAATGCTGAAATTGAGTGGGACAACTTCAGAGGCATAAAATTTGCTAGGAAGGTAGTTATATCCATGAATGAGCTTGGGGATTCAAAGAGAACTCTTGAGCTCCTTGGATTGCCACATAGAGTTGAGGGGGAGAATATTGTAATTGAATATCCCTGGAGTGCTGCCCTTTTGACTCCTCTTGGTAATCTTGAGTGGGAATTCAGATCCAGGCCTCATCACATGGTCATTGACATAATCAATGAGAACAACGAAATAAAGCTCAGGGACAGGGGAATAAGCTGGATTGGGGCGAGGATGGGGAGACCAGAGAAGGCTAAAGAGAGGAAGATGAAGCCTCCAGTTCAAGTTCTCTTCCCAATAGGTCTTGCTGGAGGAAACAGTAGAGACATCAAAAAGGCGGCTGAAGAAGGTAAGGAGGCTGAGGTTGAAATAGCTTTCTTCAAGTGTCCAAAGTGTGGCCACGTTGGCCCGGAACACTTATGCCCAAGATGTGGAACAAGGAAGGAGCTTATTTGGACATGTCCAAAGTGTAAGGCCGAGTACACTGAAAGCCAGGCCCAGGGATATGATTACACTTGCCCAAAGTGCAACATCAAGCTTAAACCCTATGCTAAGAGAAAGATAAAGCCCTCCGAGCTTCTCAAAGCCGCCATGGACAATGTGAAAGTTTACGGCGTTGACAAGCTCAAAGGAGTAATGGGAATGACTTCCGGCTGGAAGATGCCAGAACCTCTCGAAAAAGGCCTGCTAAGAGCTAAGAACGATGTCTATGTTTTCAAAGATGGAACGATAAGGTTTGATGCAACCGATGCTCCGATAACCCACTTCAGGCCGAGGGAGATAGGAGTCTCGGTTGAAAAGTTGAGGGAGCTCGGCTATACCCATGACTTCGAGGGTAAGCCCCTTGTGAGTGAGGATCAGATAGTTGAACTTAAGCCTCAAGATGTCATACTTTCAAAGGAGGCTGGGAAGTATTTACTTAAGGTAGCTCGCTTCGTCGATGACCTCCTTGAGAAATTCTATGGATTGCCAAGGTTTTACAACGCTGAGAGGATTGAGGATCTAATAGGTCATCTCGTCATAGGTTTAGCTCCTCATACCTCTGCCGGAATAGTTGGAAGAATAATAGGATTTGTGGATGCCCTTGTTGGTTACGCTCACCCATACTTCCACGCTGCAAAGAGAAGGAATTGCTTCCCCGGAGATACTAGGATTCTAGTTCAGATTAATGGTAAGCCGAGCAGGATAACCTTGAAAGAGTTATACGAGCTCTTCGAGGGAGAGAGTTATGAGAACATGGTTTACGTGAAGAGGAAGCCAAAGGTTGATATCAAGGTTTATTCCCTGGATCCTGAGACGGGTAAAGTTGTTCTAACCGATATAGAGGATGTAATCAAAGCCCCCTCAACTGATCACTTGATAAGGTTTGAGCTTGAGCTTGGTAGGAGCTTTGAGACAACTGTTGATCATCCCGTCCTAGTCTATGAGAATGGGAGGTTCGTTGAGAAGAGGGCCTTCGAAGTTAAGGAAGGAGATAGAATACTCGTGCCAAGACCTGAGTTTCCTGAGATCAAAGTTGAGCATCTTGACGTACTTGAGGAATTCGCTAAGGAAGATTTCAAAAAACTCTGGGATAAGGTTACGGTAAAGGGCCTTGATGAGTGGCTTAAGTTAGATGGTTTGGGAGAGGATTCGGTACCCTTAGATGTTCTTCTAAAGTTCCTTAAAGATAAGGGTATCCAAATCTCAGAGGTCCCCAAGTGTTCAATAGGCTTCAAGGGGGAGGAAGTCAGCATCAATCGTTTTATCCCGATAAGACCACTGATGAGAGTTCTAGGTTATTACCTAGCTAAAGGCTACGCAAGAGAAAGTTATCAGATAATCTTCTCAATTACAAATGAGGAGACAAGAGAGAACTTAAAGAAAGCTCTCAGAGAGGCCTTTGGAGATAACCTTGAAATCTATGAGAGAAATGGGGAGATTATCATTAATTCCTCTCTCCTCTACTTGCTCTTTACGGAGGTTCTCAAGGCAGGGAAAAACGCTCACACAAAGCGTGTTCCTTCGATTGTTTACACTCTTCCAAAAGATATCGTTGCGGAGATGCTTAGGGCCTACTTTGAGGGTAATGGGATTGTACTTACCGCTGTTCCAAGGGTAGTGATTTACAGCGTCAATAAGGCTCTCCTTGAGGACATTGAAACACTATTGCTTTCAAGGTTTGGAATTGTTGGTTACTATACCACTGATGCTCTGAAAATTGAGGGAGAACAGTATCGCAGGCTCTTTGAGGAGATTGTTAAGCATTCGACGCATTCTAACAAGGGGCATGATAACGGCAAGTATTCCTGCGAGTTAGGATGGGTTGTCAAAGTTAGGCGTATTGATTACATTAGGCCAAAAGACGACTTTGTGTTTTCATTAAATGCCAAAAAGTATCATAATGTTCTGATAAATGAAAATATTATAACGCATCAATGTGACGGTGACGAAGATGCAGTCATGCTCCTACTTGATGCCCTTCTCAACTTCAGCAGGTATTACCTTCCAGAGAAGCGCGGTGGGAAGATGGATGCTCCCCTTGTAATAACGACTAGACTAGATCCCAGGGAAGTCGACAGTGAAGTCCATAACATGGACATAGTTAGGTACTATCCCTTGGAGTTCTATGAAGCTACGTATGAGCTTAAGTCTCCTAAAGAATTTGTTGGTATTATAGAGAGGGTTGAAGATCGCTTAGGAAAGCCAGAGATGTACTACGGCCTCAAGTTCACTCACGATACTGATGACATAGCTCTAGGTCCAAAGATGAGTCTTTACAAGCAGTTAGCCGACATGGACGAAAAAGTGAAGAGGCAGCTTGATCTTGCAAAGAGGCTTAGAGCTGTCGATGAACACAAAGTTGCTGAGATAATTCTAAATTCCCATTTAATTCCTGATCTCAGGGGTAACCTGAGGAGTTTCACCAGACAGGAATTCCGCTGCGTTAAGTGTAATACAAAATTCAGAAGACCTCCATTGGATGGCAAGTGTCCGGTCTGTGGTGGGAAGATAGTTCTAACCGTCAGCAAGGGAGCTATAGAAAAGTATCTTGGAACGGCCAAGCTTCTCGTTACGGAGTATAAGGTTAAGGAATACACAAGACAGAGGATATGTCTTACTGAGAGGGACATAGATTCCCTCTTTGAAAACGTATTCCCAGAAACTCAATTGACGTTAATGATTAATCCAAATGATATATGTCAGAGGATGATACTTGCCAGAACTGGTGAGGGTGTAAGGGGAGGTTTACTTGAGAATCTAAAATCGCTAAATAACAAGGAAGGGGTCAGATCCGAGAAAAGCAATAAAAAAGCAAAGGAAAAGCCTAAGAAGAAAAAGGTGATAAGCTTAGAAGATTTCTTCTCCAAGAAATAA
- a CDS encoding DNA-directed DNA polymerase II small subunit, with product MDEFVKSLIKNGYLLTPSAYYLLVSYYKEGKFSLAELVKFAKSRGSFIIDNLIASEFLKSLGLSPEETKGGLISSGTESYISTGTPEEKATSSPQTQEIKEEGPTNSTGESYISTGNAPLIEEELEAFSEGMEQSEPLVSNGSEDNGETIIVFDKYGYPMQYFPEEISEEKEYSKYEDVIIEPNPGFTFAHIKEEYEIKFDVRNVKLRPPKVKNGSGKEGEIIVEAYTSLFRSRLAKIRKILRENSEISNVVDIGKLKYVREGEEVVIIGLVNSKREVSRGLIFEIEDQTGRIKVFLSKESEDYREAFKVLPDAVVAFKGVPSKKGIFFANRFYLPDVPLYRKQKPPLEEKVYAVLISDIHVGSKEFCEKAFLKFLEWLNGYVESKEEEEIVSRIKYMIIAGDLVDGIGVYPGQYSDLVIPDIFDQYEALANLLANVPDHITMFIGPGNHDAARPAIPQPEFYKEYAKPLYKLKNAIIISNPAVIRLHGRDFLIAHGRGIEDVVSFVPGLTHHKPGLPMVELLKMRHLAPTFGGKVPIAPDPEDLLVIEEVPDLVHMGHVHVYDSVIYRGVQLVNSATWQAQTEFQKMVNIVPTPGKVPIVDVESARVIKVLDFSGWC from the coding sequence ATGGATGAGTTCGTTAAATCCTTAATAAAGAACGGTTACCTTTTGACTCCCTCAGCTTACTATCTCTTGGTTAGCTATTATAAGGAGGGGAAGTTCTCGCTTGCAGAACTCGTAAAGTTTGCAAAGTCGAGAGGGTCTTTCATAATTGATAACTTGATTGCATCGGAATTCCTGAAGTCTTTGGGACTTTCTCCAGAGGAAACAAAGGGGGGTTTGATTTCCAGTGGAACTGAAAGTTATATTTCCACTGGAACTCCTGAAGAAAAAGCGACTTCTTCTCCTCAAACTCAAGAAATAAAGGAAGAAGGGCCGACAAATTCTACCGGGGAGAGTTATATTTCCACTGGAAATGCACCTCTCATAGAGGAGGAATTAGAAGCCTTCTCTGAGGGAATGGAGCAATCTGAACCTCTTGTTTCTAATGGAAGTGAGGATAATGGTGAGACAATCATAGTGTTTGATAAGTATGGTTATCCGATGCAGTACTTTCCAGAGGAAATATCTGAGGAGAAAGAGTATTCAAAGTACGAGGACGTGATTATAGAACCAAATCCCGGCTTCACGTTCGCGCATATAAAGGAGGAGTATGAGATTAAATTTGATGTTAGGAACGTTAAGCTTAGGCCTCCAAAGGTCAAAAACGGTTCTGGGAAAGAGGGGGAGATAATAGTTGAGGCATATACTTCATTATTTAGGAGCAGACTTGCGAAGATAAGAAAGATTCTCAGGGAGAATTCAGAAATTTCTAACGTCGTTGATATCGGTAAGTTGAAGTACGTTAGGGAAGGGGAGGAAGTTGTAATAATAGGGCTTGTCAACTCAAAGAGAGAGGTAAGTAGGGGATTAATATTTGAAATAGAGGATCAAACCGGAAGGATCAAGGTGTTCCTTTCTAAGGAATCTGAAGATTACAGGGAAGCCTTTAAGGTTCTTCCAGATGCAGTCGTTGCCTTTAAGGGTGTTCCTTCTAAGAAGGGAATATTCTTTGCGAATAGATTTTACCTTCCAGATGTTCCACTCTACAGAAAGCAGAAACCTCCACTTGAAGAGAAGGTCTATGCCGTGTTGATTAGCGACATTCACGTTGGAAGTAAGGAATTCTGTGAGAAGGCCTTCCTTAAGTTCCTTGAATGGTTGAATGGTTACGTTGAGAGCAAGGAGGAAGAGGAGATAGTGAGCAGGATAAAGTACATGATAATTGCTGGGGATCTAGTTGATGGAATTGGAGTTTATCCTGGCCAATATTCGGACTTAGTTATCCCTGATATATTTGATCAGTACGAAGCCTTGGCAAACCTCCTGGCCAACGTTCCCGATCACATAACGATGTTCATAGGTCCAGGGAATCACGATGCAGCAAGGCCTGCAATTCCGCAACCAGAGTTCTACAAGGAATATGCAAAGCCCCTCTATAAGTTGAAGAATGCAATTATAATAAGCAATCCTGCCGTTATAAGGCTACATGGTAGGGACTTCCTCATAGCTCATGGAAGGGGGATTGAGGATGTTGTGTCCTTTGTCCCTGGCTTAACTCACCACAAGCCAGGCCTTCCAATGGTTGAGTTGCTTAAGATGAGGCATCTGGCTCCAACGTTTGGAGGTAAGGTTCCCATCGCTCCGGATCCTGAAGATTTACTCGTCATAGAGGAGGTTCCAGATTTGGTTCACATGGGTCATGTTCACGTTTATGATTCCGTTATCTACAGGGGGGTTCAGCTCGTTAACTCAGCAACATGGCAAGCTCAGACGGAGTTCCAGAAGATGGTTAACATAGTTCCAACTCCAGGGAAAGTTCCGATAGTCGATGTTGAGAGTGCTAGGGTGATAAAGGTTCTTGATTTTAGCGGGTGGTGCTGA
- a CDS encoding ORC1-type DNA replication protein: MNEGEQLHLDKLFEKLLKARKIFKNKEVLRHSYTPKDLPHRHEQIETLAQILVPVLKGETPSNIFVYGKTGTGKTVTVKFVTEELKKISAKYNIPVEVIYINCEIVDTHYRVLANIVNHFKHETGIEVPLVGWPTDEVYAKLKQVIDMKERFVIIVLDEIDKLVKKSGDEVLYSLTRINTELKRAKVSVIGISNDLKFKEYLDPRVLSSLSEEEVVFPPYDANQLRDILMQRAEEAFYPGVLDEGVIPLCAALAAREHGDARKALDLLRVAGEIAEREGASKVTEKHVWKAQEKIEQDMMEEVIKTLPLQSKVLLYAIVLLDEDGELPANTGEVYSVYRELCEYLDLEPLTQRRISDLINELDMLGIINAKVVSKGRYGRTKEIRLNVTPYKIRNVFRYDYAIQPLLAVSLKGSQRRLI, from the coding sequence ATGAACGAGGGTGAGCAATTACATCTAGATAAGTTGTTTGAGAAATTGCTAAAGGCAAGGAAGATATTCAAGAACAAGGAAGTGCTTAGGCATAGCTATACTCCTAAGGATTTGCCACACAGGCATGAGCAAATAGAGACGTTGGCACAGATACTAGTTCCAGTTCTCAAGGGAGAGACTCCCTCAAATATATTCGTCTATGGAAAAACTGGGACTGGGAAAACTGTTACGGTGAAGTTCGTCACCGAGGAGCTCAAGAAGATTTCGGCTAAGTACAACATTCCAGTGGAAGTGATATACATAAACTGTGAGATAGTTGACACCCACTATAGGGTGCTCGCAAACATAGTTAACCACTTCAAGCATGAAACTGGGATAGAGGTACCTCTTGTTGGGTGGCCCACTGATGAAGTTTACGCGAAGCTCAAACAGGTAATAGACATGAAGGAGAGGTTCGTGATAATAGTCTTGGACGAGATAGATAAGCTCGTAAAGAAGAGTGGGGATGAAGTTCTTTACTCCCTTACAAGGATAAATACTGAACTTAAGAGGGCTAAGGTTAGCGTCATAGGTATATCCAACGATCTGAAGTTCAAGGAGTACTTAGATCCAAGGGTTCTCTCGAGCCTTAGTGAGGAAGAGGTCGTGTTTCCACCTTATGATGCCAATCAATTGAGAGATATCCTAATGCAGAGGGCTGAGGAAGCCTTTTATCCAGGAGTTCTTGACGAGGGAGTAATTCCTCTATGTGCAGCTTTAGCTGCAAGGGAGCATGGTGACGCTAGGAAGGCCCTTGATCTGCTTAGGGTTGCTGGCGAAATTGCCGAGAGAGAAGGAGCTAGTAAGGTCACTGAAAAGCATGTTTGGAAGGCTCAGGAGAAGATAGAACAGGATATGATGGAGGAAGTGATTAAGACACTTCCTCTCCAGTCGAAAGTTCTTCTCTATGCAATAGTTCTTCTTGATGAGGATGGTGAGTTACCCGCTAACACTGGTGAAGTTTACTCAGTCTACAGAGAGCTCTGTGAGTACCTTGACCTGGAGCCCTTAACGCAGAGAAGGATCAGTGACCTCATAAATGAGTTGGACATGTTGGGGATAATAAACGCGAAGGTTGTCAGCAAGGGTCGCTATGGTAGGACAAAGGAGATAAGGCTCAATGTTACGCCATATAAAATTAGAAATGTATTCAGATATGACTATGCGATTCAGCCTTTATTAGCGGTCAGTCTTAAGGGAAGCCAGAGGAGGTTAATCTGA
- a CDS encoding S-methyl-5'-thioadenosine phosphorylase codes for MPKIGIIGGSGVYGVFEPKEVVKVHTPYGRPSAPVEIGEIEGVEVAFIPRHGKYHEFPPHEVPYRANIWALHELGVERVIAVNAVGSLKEEYKPGDIVIIDQFIDFTKKREYTFYNGPRVAHVSMADPFCPELRRIFIETAKELGLPVHEKGTYICIEGPRFSTRAESRMFRQFADVIGMTLVPEVNLARELGMCYVNISTVTDYDVWAEKPVDAQEVLRVMKENEEKVQKLLRKAIPKIPEERKCGCAEVLKTMFV; via the coding sequence ATGCCCAAGATAGGAATAATCGGAGGTTCTGGAGTTTACGGAGTATTCGAGCCAAAGGAAGTTGTGAAGGTGCACACTCCATATGGAAGACCTTCAGCTCCAGTGGAAATAGGAGAGATAGAGGGCGTTGAAGTTGCGTTCATACCAAGGCATGGGAAATACCATGAGTTTCCGCCCCATGAAGTTCCCTACAGGGCAAACATTTGGGCCCTCCACGAGCTTGGTGTTGAAAGGGTAATAGCAGTGAATGCAGTTGGTTCACTTAAAGAAGAGTACAAGCCAGGAGATATCGTGATAATAGACCAATTCATAGACTTCACGAAGAAGAGAGAGTACACCTTCTACAATGGGCCAAGAGTTGCGCACGTAAGCATGGCCGACCCCTTCTGCCCAGAGCTTAGAAGGATATTCATAGAGACCGCCAAAGAGCTTGGTCTTCCAGTCCACGAAAAGGGGACTTACATCTGCATTGAAGGGCCCAGGTTTTCGACAAGGGCTGAATCAAGGATGTTTAGGCAATTCGCTGATGTAATTGGAATGACGTTGGTTCCCGAGGTGAACCTTGCAAGGGAACTTGGAATGTGTTATGTGAACATTTCAACGGTTACAGACTATGACGTATGGGCAGAGAAGCCTGTCGATGCTCAGGAAGTACTGAGGGTCATGAAAGAGAATGAGGAGAAAGTTCAGAAACTCCTCAGGAAGGCAATTCCAAAGATTCCTGAGGAGAGAAAGTGCGGTTGTGCCGAGGTTCTCAAGACAATGTTCGTTTAA
- a CDS encoding proteasome assembly chaperone family protein, which produces MGNDGPVKIVLPKIERPILIEGYPGIGLVGHIAANFLAKELGMEVVGYVESSFIPPMTLILEGKPNPPLRFYGKDNLIVAVADIYLPPTLINEIAREIANYLEQNKAEKVISLGGMGIGIFKEKFEVWGVGGTEEENKELKDFGVKLLEYGSITGMSGRLLWEASRRGLKSYVILGETFGDRPDPRAAANVVEVLNKMLNLNVSVEPLLKEAEMIEEQLRKMHEQMEKARRTVEKQYETMYL; this is translated from the coding sequence ATGGGGAATGATGGGCCCGTTAAGATAGTTCTTCCTAAAATAGAGAGGCCCATACTCATCGAGGGCTATCCAGGGATAGGGCTAGTTGGTCACATAGCTGCAAACTTTCTTGCAAAGGAACTCGGAATGGAAGTTGTAGGATACGTTGAAAGTTCATTCATACCTCCAATGACATTAATTCTGGAAGGTAAACCAAATCCACCCCTTCGCTTCTATGGGAAGGACAATCTAATAGTGGCAGTTGCTGACATATACCTACCACCAACATTGATAAACGAGATAGCGAGAGAAATTGCAAACTACCTTGAGCAAAATAAGGCCGAAAAAGTAATCTCACTTGGTGGGATGGGAATAGGAATTTTCAAGGAGAAGTTTGAAGTCTGGGGAGTCGGTGGGACTGAGGAGGAAAACAAGGAGTTGAAGGACTTTGGAGTTAAACTACTTGAATACGGTTCAATAACTGGGATGAGTGGAAGATTACTATGGGAAGCTTCAAGAAGGGGTCTGAAGAGCTACGTTATACTTGGGGAGACATTTGGAGATAGACCAGATCCAAGGGCCGCTGCAAACGTCGTTGAGGTTCTCAATAAAATGCTTAACCTGAACGTTTCAGTGGAACCCCTTCTAAAGGAGGCGGAAATGATAGAGGAGCAACTGAGGAAGATGCATGAACAGATGGAGAAGGCCAGAAGGACTGTTGAGAAGCAGTACGAAACAATGTATCTGTGA
- a CDS encoding DUF473 domain-containing protein has translation MELPLLSGITRRALDSLLRNPFRTLEIRSARNYIVLEKIHEGDLVFLTYESLEDVTRGTEGIIARVVRIERTHQRIPWEESDEREISICRVQLRLVGLGRIMEVHEKEGVTLVKVREMTHHEITMG, from the coding sequence ATGGAACTTCCGTTGCTTTCTGGTATAACGAGAAGGGCCCTCGATTCCCTCCTTAGAAATCCATTTCGCACCCTTGAAATAAGGAGTGCGAGGAACTATATAGTCTTGGAAAAAATCCATGAGGGGGATCTTGTTTTCCTAACTTATGAATCTCTTGAAGATGTGACGAGAGGAACTGAAGGAATAATTGCAAGGGTTGTCAGGATAGAGAGAACCCACCAGAGAATTCCCTGGGAAGAAAGTGATGAGAGAGAAATTAGCATATGCAGGGTTCAGTTGAGGCTTGTAGGCCTTGGAAGAATAATGGAGGTGCATGAGAAGGAAGGAGTAACGCTCGTTAAGGTTAGAGAGATGACTCATCATGAGATAACTATGGGTTAA
- the nucS gene encoding endonuclease NucS, giving the protein MGKIITFEKPSIEEVKELFKMAEKHGGVVTVFARCKVYYEGRAKSELGEGDRIIIVKPDGTFLVHQNKKREPVNWQPPGSIVSIEGNSIISIRRRPREKLEVELIDVYAVVVFLAEDYKELALTGSEAEMAKLIFENPEVIEEGFKPMFREKPIKHGIVDIMGVDKNGNIVILELKRRKADLHAVSQLKRYVDALKEEYGERVRGILVAPSLTEGAKKLLEKEGLEFRKLEPPKDKKKKNEKQRTLDFFNP; this is encoded by the coding sequence ATGGGTAAGATAATAACTTTCGAAAAACCAAGCATTGAAGAAGTCAAGGAACTATTCAAAATGGCAGAAAAACATGGGGGAGTTGTCACTGTATTCGCGAGATGCAAAGTTTACTACGAGGGAAGGGCAAAAAGTGAGCTTGGAGAAGGAGACAGGATAATAATTGTTAAACCGGATGGAACATTCCTCGTTCATCAGAACAAGAAGAGGGAACCAGTTAACTGGCAACCTCCAGGGAGCATAGTATCAATAGAGGGAAACTCAATAATCAGTATAAGGAGGAGACCGAGGGAAAAACTTGAAGTTGAGCTCATTGACGTTTACGCTGTTGTAGTTTTCCTTGCCGAAGATTACAAGGAGTTAGCTTTAACTGGAAGCGAGGCTGAGATGGCAAAATTAATTTTTGAAAATCCAGAAGTTATAGAAGAGGGATTCAAGCCGATGTTCAGGGAGAAACCAATAAAACATGGAATAGTCGACATAATGGGCGTCGATAAGAATGGAAACATAGTTATCTTAGAGCTGAAAAGGAGAAAAGCTGACTTGCATGCGGTCAGTCAATTGAAAAGGTATGTGGATGCTTTAAAAGAAGAGTATGGAGAAAGAGTCAGGGGAATACTTGTTGCACCCTCTTTAACTGAAGGTGCCAAGAAGTTACTTGAGAAGGAGGGCCTCGAATTCAGAAAGCTTGAACCACCGAAGGATAAGAAAAAGAAAAACGAAAAGCAGAGAACACTAGACTTCTTTAACCCATAG